From the Rhinatrema bivittatum chromosome 3, aRhiBiv1.1, whole genome shotgun sequence genome, one window contains:
- the LOC115087221 gene encoding uncharacterized protein LOC115087221, translating to MLPQWQGSPHSDPGNCWSQPSSPHDQQHTSRDQHCSSSSSSYCKPPIRYTDTVERGRGGGAAPAAAIRKATSALTFWFSPITGHEPYSLQPVDMRPSCPVPNSLQHAHFPERSYRHQAWSAHQPRHASVGPADTVSASTCNTINSNSTTVPVAEEQQSTKPLTALRRGIASQLHHVLAYLVHLKRAYIMTTSALQVYTAALTQNLTTIATSVNNLTSAVR from the exons ATGTTGCCACAATGGCAGGGATCCCCGCA ctctgaCCCAGGAAACTGCTGGTCTCAGCCATCAAGCCCCCATGACCAGCAGCACACCTCCAGAGACcagcactgcagcagcagcagcagctcataCTGCAAACCTCCAATTAGATACACAGACACAGTGGagcgaggaagaggaggaggagcagctccaGCAGCAGCCATCAGAAAAGCAACATCTGCTCTCACCTTTTGGTTCAGCCCTATAACTGGGCATGAACCTTACTCTCTCCAACCTGTTGATATGAGACCAAGCTGCCCAGTACCCAACTCGCTCCAGCATGCCCATTTCCCAGAAAGATCCTACAGACACCAAGCTTGGTCAGCCCACCAGCCCAGACATGCCAGTGTTGGTCCCGCAGACACTGTTTCAGCCTCCACCTGCAACACCATCAACTCCAACAGCACCACAGTACCAGTAGCAGAGGAACAGCAGTCCACAAAACCATTGACAGCATTAAGAAGAGGCATAGCCTCTCAACTGCACCATGTACTGGCATATCTGGTACATTTGAAGAGGGCTTACATCATGACCACCAGTGCCTTGCAGGTGTACACAGCTGCCCTAACACAGAACCTTACCACCATTGCCACCTCTGTCAACAACCTGACATCTGCTGTCAGGTAA